A window of Companilactobacillus allii genomic DNA:
ATATAATTTTAGGAGAAAATTTTAATTTATGATACAATTAATTACTTGATAATTTTGTAACAAGATTTTAGTTCGGGAATTGAAACAAATACTAAAATTCAAAATATTTTTTATATTATAAAATGTCTTGATAAAGTATTGATATATAAGAACTTTAGTGCAATAATCGCTCTGTGTTAAACCCGAACCTTTATAGAGTTTAGATGTTTTTTGTTGCTAAATTATTTTTTAAACATTAGAATTTCTTTAATGATTAATTTTAATGAAGATTTATTGGGAATAGAAGGGAGAAAAAGTTATGTCATCAATGATTGAATTCCGTGATGTTCAAAAGTATTACGGCAAGTTCCACGCACTAAAGGACATTAACTTAAAAATCGACAAGGGAGAAACTGTAGTTTTGATTGGACCATCTGGTTCTGGTAAGAGTACTTTGGCTAGAACAGTCAATGGTTTGGAAACTATCGAAAAAGGCCAATTGATCGTTAATGGCCGAGATATCGCTGATAAGGGAACAGATATCAACCGTATCCGTACTGATGTCGGAATGGTTTTCCAACATTTTAATTTATATGCTAATAAAGATGTTTTAGAAAATGTAATGCTAGCTCCAAGAATCGTATTGAAATTGAGTGAAGAGGAAAACAAGAAGGCTGCTATGGCTTTACTAGACCAAGTTGGTTTGGCAGATAAAGCACATAATATGCCTTCACAGATCTCTGGTGGACAGGCACAACGTGTAGCCATCGCTAGATCACTAGCAATGAAGCCTCGTTGTATGCTCTTTGACGAACCTACAAGTGCGCTAGATCCAGAAATGATCGATGATGTACTTGGTGTTATCAAGTATGTTACAAGTCAAAGCGATATGACTTCACTTATCGTTACTCACGAAATGGGATTTGCTCAAGAAGTTGCTAACCGTGTTATTTTTATGGCTGATGGACAAATTCTAGAAGATGATGAGACTAATAATTTCTTTGAGCACCCATCAAATGAACGTGCTAGTCAATTCTTAGGTAAAATTATCAAGCATTAAAATAGGGGGTATTTGATATGAAAAAGAAGTTTAAATATTTATCACTGCTGATCACGTCTTTGCTCCTAGTATTGACGGTGTCTGGTTGTGGATCACAATCCCTATCGTCACAAAATGTTATGGAAAATGACAAAAAGTCTAAAACCATCACATGGGGTGTTAAGGCGGATACAAAATTACTTGGTTTGATCGATGTTAAAGATGGAAAAGAAAAAGGCTTTGAGATCGATTTGGCTAAGGCTCTTACTAAAAAGATGCTCGGTAAAGATGCAACGGCTAAGTTTGTTACCGTTACATCGCAGTCACGTATTCCACTGTTGAAGAACGGAAACATTGATGCCATCATCGCTACAATGACCATAACGCCTGATCGTAAGAAGACGATCGACTTTTCTAACTCATATTTTGATGCTGGACAATCGATCCTTGTCAAGAAGGGTTCTGCAGTTAAAAAGGTTCAAGACTTAAACAACAAAACCATTATCGGTGTTGTAGGTTCTAACTCAGTTCAAAATGTTAAGAAGTTTGCTCCAAAGGCGCAAGTACTTCAATTACCTGATTATG
This region includes:
- a CDS encoding amino acid ABC transporter ATP-binding protein, producing MIEFRDVQKYYGKFHALKDINLKIDKGETVVLIGPSGSGKSTLARTVNGLETIEKGQLIVNGRDIADKGTDINRIRTDVGMVFQHFNLYANKDVLENVMLAPRIVLKLSEEENKKAAMALLDQVGLADKAHNMPSQISGGQAQRVAIARSLAMKPRCMLFDEPTSALDPEMIDDVLGVIKYVTSQSDMTSLIVTHEMGFAQEVANRVIFMADGQILEDDETNNFFEHPSNERASQFLGKIIKH
- a CDS encoding glutamate ABC transporter substrate-binding protein, which gives rise to MKKKFKYLSLLITSLLLVLTVSGCGSQSLSSQNVMENDKKSKTITWGVKADTKLLGLIDVKDGKEKGFEIDLAKALTKKMLGKDATAKFVTVTSQSRIPLLKNGNIDAIIATMTITPDRKKTIDFSNSYFDAGQSILVKKGSAVKKVQDLNNKTIIGVVGSNSVQNVKKFAPKAQVLQLPDYAQALTALKSGQGDALTTDNVILAGMAVNNPGYELTGKAFTTEPYGIGINKGQGDFKTALNKALEEVQSDGTYNKLILKWFGNVPGFNYKEVLRK